AGCCCCGAGAGGACCGAATGCCCGCAGTCATCCGTCCCGCCACCCCGGAGGATCTCCCGGCGCTGGCCGCCGCGCTGGCGCCACTCCCGCTCTTCAAGGCCTATGGTCTGGACGCCACCGCCCTGGCGGGCCGCTTCCGCGGCGCGCTCGAGCGGGGCGAGGGTCTGCTCATGGCCTCCGACGAGAGCGGCCCGGTGGGCGTGTGCTGGTTCCTCACCCGGGGCACCTTCGGCATCGGCGCCTACCTGCGGACGCTCGCCATCCGGGAGGATCGCCATGGCTCGGGCCTCGGCGCCCAGCTGCTCGCGGCCTACGAGGCCGGGTGTGGAGAGCCGCCCGGCGGCTACTTCCTGCTCACCTCCGACTTCAACGAGGGCGCGCAGCGCTTCTACCAGCGGCACGGGTACCAGCAGGTGGGCCAGCTCCCGGGCTTCGCCGCCCCGGGCGTCAGCGAGCTCATCTTCTGGAAGCCCCGCGTCAGGGGATGACTTCCGCCACCACGGGACGAGGCTCCGGCTCGTCCGAGGGCTTGCACGTGGGCCAGGCCGTGTCCTCGAGCAGCGTCTCCACCGTGACGAGCTCGAAGCCGCGCTTGCGCAGTCCCTTGATGACGTCCGGCAGCGCCTCGGCGGTGGGGAAGCGCTTGTGGTTCATGTGCATCACCACGATGCCTCCGGGGCTCGCCTTCTTCACCACCCAGTCCACCAGCCGCTTCGGGCTGATGGTCACGTCCGGATCTCCCGAGGGCAGGTCGAAGTTGAGCGTGACGAGCGACGCCTGGGACGCGAGCCAGGCGACGCGCCTGTCCACCTCGCCGAAGGGCGGGCGGAAGTACCTGGGGATGCGGCCCGTCAGGTCATACACGACGCGCTGCGTGCGCTGCAGCTCCTCCACCACCTCCTGGTCATCCTTCACCTGGGGCATGTGAGGGTGCGAGAAGGTGTGGTTGCCGAATTCGAAGCCCGGGTACTGCGCGAGCTCCTGGAGGCGCTTCGGGTTGGCCAGGGCCCAGCCGCCGCCGATGAAGAGGGTGGCCGGGGTGCTGGTCTCCAGCAGGGTGCGGATGACGCGCTCGTCGTACTCGTTGCGGCGTGTGGTGCAGGCGTCGAAGGTGAGGGCGATCCGCATCCGGTGGCGGTCACCGTTCGTCACGATGGGCGCCGTCAGGCACGCCGGAGGTCCTTCGGGCGCGGGCGCCTGCGCCACCTCCTGGGCCGTGTCGGGCTCCTCGGGTGGAATCCATCCGCAGGCGCTCGGCGCGAGCGCCACCAGCGCCAGGAAGAACTGCACGGGAGACCGACGAGCCATGGATGCGGGGCCGCTCCTGTCGTCCGCCCGAAGGCGGAGCCAACGGCGCAGGTATAGCGCGGATGGCTCGGGTCTTGTTGAGTGTGCAACGAGCAGTGCACCCGTGTGACGGGCCGTGTGGTAACGGCGGCGGAGATTTACGGACTCCTCGAATTCGGATGCCTCCACGGCACCCGCGGGGAGTCTTGACGCGCGAGGCGAAGCGCGTCCTTCCGGTGGCCCCGGCCCCGTCCGTGCTCAGGGACGCGCGTCGGCGAACAGCGTGAGGCTGAGGGAGAGATCCTGGTGCACGTTGCCCAGGCCCGGGATGTGGCCCTGTTCGCCGAAGGTGCACAGACCCAGCAGGGGAACGCCGGGCAGCAGCCGCGAGAACGTCCGCAGGCCCTCGTCGATGCGAGGCCCCAGCGCGCCCGCGCACCCGGCGCAGAAGATGAGCGCCGCGCCCTTCACGTCCCGCGCCGTCAGGTCGCCCTGCGCCAGCGCCATGTCGATGAGGTGGGCCACGTCACCCACCAGCCCCTCGGCGGTGCCGCTCATCAGACACACCTCGTCGTTGGGCTCGATGCGGGCGAAGATGTCCACCGTTCCCTGGTCCGCGTGGACATGGGCCGGGTGCACCGTCACGTAGTGGTCCCGGGAGTCCAGGCCCCGGCGCACGGCGA
This is a stretch of genomic DNA from Archangium violaceum. It encodes these proteins:
- a CDS encoding polysaccharide deacetylase family protein: MARRSPVQFFLALVALAPSACGWIPPEEPDTAQEVAQAPAPEGPPACLTAPIVTNGDRHRMRIALTFDACTTRRNEYDERVIRTLLETSTPATLFIGGGWALANPKRLQELAQYPGFEFGNHTFSHPHMPQVKDDQEVVEELQRTQRVVYDLTGRIPRYFRPPFGEVDRRVAWLASQASLVTLNFDLPSGDPDVTISPKRLVDWVVKKASPGGIVVMHMNHKRFPTAEALPDVIKGLRKRGFELVTVETLLEDTAWPTCKPSDEPEPRPVVAEVIP
- a CDS encoding GNAT family N-acetyltransferase; this translates as MPAVIRPATPEDLPALAAALAPLPLFKAYGLDATALAGRFRGALERGEGLLMASDESGPVGVCWFLTRGTFGIGAYLRTLAIREDRHGSGLGAQLLAAYEAGCGEPPGGYFLLTSDFNEGAQRFYQRHGYQQVGQLPGFAAPGVSELIFWKPRVRG